One part of the Eulemur rufifrons isolate Redbay chromosome 16, OSU_ERuf_1, whole genome shotgun sequence genome encodes these proteins:
- the LOC138397000 gene encoding olfactory receptor 6C3-like, giving the protein MKNHTVPTEFILLGLSDDPELQIVIFLFLIIMYILSITGNLTIITLTWVDSHLQTPMYFFLRNFSVLEVTFTTVCIPRFLGTIITRDKTISYNNCTAQLFFFIFMGITEFYLLTAMSYDRYVAICKPLHYTTIMNKRVCILLVFCAWLAGFLNIFPPVILFLQLDYCGSNVIDHFACDYFPLLQLSCSDTWLLEVIGFYSAIVILLFTLALIILSYMFIIRTILKLPSASQRKKAFSTCSSHMIVISISYGSCIFMYANPSAKEKASMIKGVAILNTSVAPMMNPFIYTLRNQQVKQAFKDTIQKVMFFSSK; this is encoded by the coding sequence ATGAAAAACCACACAGTACCCACAGAATTCATTCTTCTAGGGCTGTCAGATGACCCGGAGCTCCagattgtgatttttctctttttaattatcaTGTATATATTAAGCATCACTGGAAACTTGACCATCATCACTCTCACCTGGGTGGACTCCCATCTACAGACTCCTATGTATTTCTTCCTCAGGAACTTCTCTGTATTAGAAGTAACCTTTACAACTGTCTGTATCCCTAGATTTCTGGGCACAATTATCACCAGAGACAAAACTATTTCCTATAATAATTGTACAGCTCAgttgtttttcttcatcttcatGGGTATAACTGAATTTTACCTTCTAACTGCTATGTCCTATGATCGTTACGTAGCCATCTGCAAACCCCTGCACTACACAACCATCATGAACAAGAGAGTCTGCATATTGCTTGTCTTTTGTGCTTGGTTGGCAGGATTCTTAAATATCTTTCCACCAGTTATTCTTTTTCTCCAGTTAGATTACTGTGGCTCCAATGTCATTGATCACTTTGCCTGTGACTATTTCCCCCTATTACAATTATCCTGCTCAGACACATGGCTCCTAGAAGTGATTGGCTTTTACTCTGCAATAGTGATTCTGCTTTTCACTTTGGCATTAATCATTCTATCCTACATGTTCATCATTAGGACAATTTTGAAACTTCCTTCTGCCAGTCAGAGAAAAAAGGCATTTTCTACATGCTCCTCTCACATGAttgtcatttccatttcttatggaagcTGCATATTCATGTATGCTAATCCCTCTGCGAAAGAAAAAGCATCCATGATCAAAGGAGTAGCTATTCTCAATACTTCTGTTGCTCCTATGATGAATCCATTTATATACACCCTGCGAAACCAGCAAGTAAAGCAAGCCTTTAAGGACACCATCCAAAAGGTTATGTTTTTCTCTAGTAAATGA